One window from the genome of Helicobacter pylori encodes:
- the lysA gene encoding diaminopimelate decarboxylase, whose protein sequence is MLNYEELFQTHKTPFYLYDFDKIKQAFLNYKEAFKGRKSLICYALKANSNLSILSLLAHLESGADCVSIGEIHRALKAGIKPYRIVFSGVGKSGFEIEQALKLNILFLNVESFMELTTIETIAQSLGIKARISIRINPNIDAKTHPYISTGLKENKFGVGEKEALEMFLWAKKSAFLEPVSVHFHIGSQLLDLEPIIEASQKVAKIAKSLIALGIDLRFFDVGGGIGVSYENEETIKLYDYAQGILNSLQGLDLTIICEPGRSIVAESGELITQVLYEKKAQNKRFVVVDAGMNDFLRPSLYHAKHAIRVITPSKGRKISPCDVVGPVCESSDTFLKDANLPELEPGDKLVIEKVGAYGSSMASQYNSRPKLLELALEDHKIRVIRKREALEDLWRLEEEGLKGV, encoded by the coding sequence AATCTTTGATTTGCTACGCTTTAAAGGCGAATTCCAATTTGAGTATCCTCTCTTTATTGGCGCATTTAGAGAGCGGGGCGGATTGCGTTTCCATAGGTGAGATACATAGGGCTTTAAAAGCCGGGATCAAGCCTTATAGGATCGTGTTTAGCGGGGTGGGTAAGAGCGGATTTGAAATAGAACAAGCCCTAAAACTCAACATTTTATTTTTGAATGTAGAAAGTTTTATGGAATTAACAACGATTGAAACAATCGCTCAATCTTTAGGGATAAAGGCTAGGATTTCCATTCGAATCAACCCTAACATTGACGCTAAAACGCACCCCTATATTTCTACCGGTTTGAAAGAAAACAAGTTTGGCGTGGGAGAAAAAGAAGCTTTAGAAATGTTTCTTTGGGCTAAAAAAAGCGCGTTTTTAGAGCCTGTTAGCGTGCATTTTCATATCGGATCACAGCTATTAGATTTAGAGCCGATTATAGAAGCGAGCCAAAAGGTGGCTAAAATCGCTAAATCTTTGATAGCGCTAGGGATAGATTTGCGTTTTTTTGATGTGGGAGGAGGCATTGGTGTGAGCTATGAAAATGAAGAAACGATTAAGCTTTATGATTACGCGCAAGGGATTTTAAATTCGCTTCAAGGCTTGGATTTGACCATTATTTGTGAGCCGGGCCGATCCATCGTGGCTGAGAGTGGGGAATTGATCACGCAGGTTTTGTATGAAAAAAAGGCTCAAAACAAGCGCTTTGTGGTTGTGGATGCGGGCATGAATGATTTTTTACGCCCGAGTTTGTATCATGCTAAGCATGCCATAAGGGTTATAACGCCCTCTAAGGGGCGTAAGATCTCGCCTTGCGATGTGGTAGGGCCTGTGTGTGAGAGCAGCGACACTTTTTTAAAAGACGCCAATTTGCCAGAATTAGAGCCAGGCGATAAATTAGTCATAGAAAAGGTTGGGGCTTATGGCTCTAGCATGGCCAGTCAATACAATTCGCGCCCCAAACTCTTAGAATTAGCCCTAGAAGATCACAAAATCAGAGTGATAAGAAAAAGAGAGGCTTTAGAAGATTTATGGCGGCTAGAAGAAGAAGGCTTAAAAGGGGTTTGA
- a CDS encoding chorismate mutase yields MQKNLDSLLENLRAEIDVLDNELSDLLDKRLEIALKIALIKQESPIYCPKREREILKRLSQRDFKHLNEEILTGFYAEVFKISRKFQENALKELKK; encoded by the coding sequence ATGCAAAAGAATTTGGATAGTCTTTTAGAAAATTTAAGGGCTGAAATTGATGTGTTGGATAATGAATTGAGCGATCTTTTAGACAAACGCTTAGAAATCGCTTTAAAAATTGCTCTCATCAAACAAGAAAGCCCCATTTATTGCCCTAAAAGAGAGCGAGAAATTTTAAAACGACTCAGCCAAAGGGATTTCAAGCATTTGAATGAAGAAATTCTTACGGGTTTTTATGCAGAGGTTTTTAAGATTTCTAGAAAATTTCAAGAAAACGCCCTGAAAGAGTTAAAAAAATAA